In one window of Meiothermus sp. DNA:
- a CDS encoding threonine/serine dehydratase, with product MLTLEDILSAARRIGPYIHRTPVLASTGLDRLLGKKLFFKAEHLQKTGSFKARGALNAALQLQDPKGLIGVSSGNHAQGVAYAAQVIGVPALVVMPQDASPTKKAATRAYGALVYDQGVTVENREQVVRKLAEETGYELIHPFDDLRVMAGQGTQALELLEQVPALDAVLVAVGGGGLISGIATVVKTLRPETAVIGVEPEGANDAQQSLQVGVRVKLMQAPKTVADGVRTLVIGEKTFPVMQNHVDRILTVPDEVTLQAQRLLMERLKQVVEPTAGLALGPVLMDYDLPERLAVIVCGGNWMP from the coding sequence GTGCTGACCCTGGAAGACATCCTGAGCGCTGCCCGCCGAATTGGCCCGTACATTCACCGCACCCCGGTGCTGGCCAGCACAGGCCTGGACAGGCTGCTGGGAAAGAAGCTCTTTTTCAAAGCAGAACACCTGCAAAAAACCGGCAGCTTTAAGGCCCGTGGCGCCCTCAACGCAGCCCTACAGCTACAAGACCCCAAAGGCCTGATCGGTGTTTCTTCCGGCAACCACGCCCAGGGGGTGGCCTATGCGGCTCAGGTGATTGGGGTTCCGGCCCTGGTGGTGATGCCCCAGGACGCCTCCCCCACCAAAAAAGCCGCCACCCGCGCCTATGGGGCCCTGGTCTACGACCAGGGCGTAACGGTGGAAAACCGCGAGCAGGTGGTGCGCAAACTGGCCGAGGAGACCGGCTACGAGCTCATCCACCCCTTCGACGATTTGCGGGTCATGGCGGGGCAAGGTACCCAGGCGCTGGAACTCCTGGAGCAGGTGCCTGCTTTAGACGCAGTACTGGTTGCGGTGGGTGGCGGTGGGCTCATCTCCGGCATTGCCACCGTCGTCAAAACCCTGCGGCCCGAGACAGCGGTGATTGGGGTGGAGCCCGAGGGTGCCAACGATGCCCAGCAGAGCCTTCAGGTGGGGGTACGGGTCAAGCTGATGCAGGCTCCTAAAACCGTGGCCGACGGGGTGCGCACCCTGGTCATTGGGGAGAAAACCTTCCCGGTGATGCAAAACCACGTAGACCGCATCCTGACCGTGCCCGACGAGGTAACCCTGCAAGCCCAGCGCCTGTTGATGGAACGCCTCAAGCAGGTGGTGGAGCCCACCGCCGGGCTGGCCCTGGGGCCCGTGCTGATGGACTACGACCTGCCCGAGCGCCTGGCGGTGATTGTGTGCGGCGGTAACTGGATGCCGTAA
- a CDS encoding MiaB/RimO family radical SAM methylthiotransferase — MRLAVKTLGCKVNQVESDALVGLLRPLEPVVVPLEAGANLVVINTCAVTTSAEADARKEVRKARRANPAAFIVVTGCYAELAPEQLALLGADAVIPNRRKAELPGVILQHFGLPADPLTTPPNEFWGAGERGLLNNYVRAFLKVQDGCNAGCAYCVIPRLRGRERHREHRSALQEAEALLEAGVQEIVLTGVRLGSYRGHPRGIAGLVEELALMGARVRLSSIEPEDTEEELLQVMRRFAPQVRPHLHLSLQTGSARLLALMGRRYDKNYYRALVQRAYALIPGFALTTDVIAGLPTETEEEHQETLAFLEEVRPSRVHVFTYTPRPKTRAASLPQVPIEVRKRRNKELQAKAAHLAEERIRPLLGQRVEVLVESFRGDQAYGHTPDYYEVEFGGPARVGQTVWVQVEAIEGYTLQGRLESIQEEPARLLLPVL; from the coding sequence GTGCGGCTAGCGGTCAAAACCTTGGGTTGCAAGGTCAACCAGGTTGAATCGGATGCCCTGGTGGGCCTTTTGCGGCCTCTGGAACCCGTGGTGGTGCCCCTCGAGGCGGGCGCCAATCTGGTGGTCATCAATACCTGCGCCGTTACCACCAGCGCCGAGGCCGACGCCCGCAAAGAGGTGCGCAAAGCCCGCCGGGCCAACCCGGCGGCCTTCATTGTGGTTACGGGCTGCTACGCAGAGCTGGCCCCGGAGCAACTGGCCCTGCTGGGGGCCGATGCGGTCATCCCCAATCGCCGTAAAGCCGAGCTGCCCGGCGTAATTTTGCAGCACTTTGGCCTGCCGGCCGATCCCCTCACCACCCCCCCCAACGAGTTCTGGGGGGCGGGCGAGCGGGGCCTTTTGAACAACTATGTGCGGGCTTTCCTGAAGGTGCAGGACGGTTGCAATGCGGGCTGTGCTTACTGCGTCATCCCCCGCCTGCGCGGGCGGGAGCGCCACCGCGAGCACCGAAGCGCCTTGCAGGAAGCCGAGGCCTTGCTGGAAGCCGGGGTACAGGAGATTGTGCTCACCGGGGTGCGGCTGGGCTCCTACCGGGGCCACCCCCGTGGGATTGCCGGGCTGGTAGAGGAGCTGGCCTTGATGGGGGCTCGGGTGCGCCTATCGTCCATCGAGCCTGAGGACACCGAGGAAGAACTTCTCCAGGTGATGCGGCGTTTCGCTCCCCAGGTGCGTCCCCACCTGCACCTCAGCTTGCAGACCGGCTCGGCCCGCCTGCTGGCCCTGATGGGCCGCCGCTACGACAAAAACTACTACCGCGCCCTGGTACAGAGGGCCTATGCGCTTATCCCTGGCTTTGCCCTCACCACCGACGTGATTGCGGGTCTGCCCACCGAGACCGAGGAAGAACATCAAGAAACCTTGGCTTTCCTGGAGGAGGTGCGTCCCAGCCGGGTACATGTTTTTACCTACACCCCCCGCCCCAAAACCCGCGCGGCCTCGCTACCGCAGGTGCCCATCGAGGTTCGCAAACGCCGCAATAAAGAGCTCCAGGCCAAGGCGGCCCACCTAGCCGAGGAACGCATACGCCCGCTGCTCGGCCAGCGGGTAGAGGTGCTGGTCGAAAGCTTTCGGGGCGACCAGGCCTATGGCCACACCCCGGATTACTACGAGGTCGAGTTTGGCGGGCCTGCCCGTGTGGGCCAGACCGTCTGGGTGCAGGTGGAGGCGATTGAAGGCTATACCTTGCAGGGAAGGCTCGAGTCCATCCAGGAAGAACCCGCCCGCCTGCTGCTGCCGGTGCTCTAG